The DNA region AAAGCGCAGGGTAAATGCCACCAGTTCCCGGATATCCGGTTCGTCTTCTGCGATCAAAATTCTTGCCATGAAATCTCCATTATTTTCGGATGGGCAGGGTGAAGGAGAACATGCTGCCCTCGCCTGTGATACCCGAACTTTTCATCCAGATGCGTCCATTTTGCATTTCAACCAACTGGCGGACAATGGGCAAGCCCAGTCCGGTACCAGGGGTGGCGAGGACGAGCGGATGCTCGCCCCGGAAAAAGCGGTCAAATACCCGTTCCCTATCTTCGGGCGCAATGCCAACACCATTATCTTCCACATCCACCTGCACCTCGCCGTTGACCTGATGGATGCTGACACGGATGGTTCCATTATCAGGAGTGTAATTGAACGAGTTGTTGACAAGGTTGCTCAGGATCTGGCGCACGCGCTCGCTGTCACCGATCACGAGAGGCAGATTCTTCGGCGCATCCAGCGAGAGTGCCATCGGTTTGTTCTCGGTCTGGGATCGGCGCAGAGTTTCGGCGATCACATCTTCGGCAATCTCATAGAGGTTGACCGGAAGTTGTGCGAGGATGATGCGCCCCGCCTCGATGCGTGAAATATCCAGCAGGTCACCGACCAGTGTATTGAGGCGTTCAATATTATTGCGCACCACAGAAAGGAAATGCGCCTGGTTTTCGTTCAATGCACCCGCCGCGCCCATCATCAAAATATCAACATATCCCTTGATGGCGGTCATGGGAGTGCGCAGTTCATGACTGACCGTTGCCACAAATTCCGATTTAAGGCGGTCCACTTCCACTTCGTGGGTGATATCACGGAAGATCGAAACCGTCCCGAGGAAATCCTTATGAAGGATGACCGGCGCGAGATGCACGAGCGCGATCCGCCCATTCTCCAACTCCAATTGTTCAGCGTATGTGTCACCAGGCTGATATGAGGACGGGTCTTCCGACCAACGACGGATGGTTTCCGTCCATGTGCCTGCGGCTTTGCCGAAGAGGATGCCGGAGCCGTCCAATGATTTGCCAAGCAGGCGAGATTCATCCAGACCGAGAATGTTCGCCGCGGAGGAATTGATGAAGGTGATGCGGTTATCCAAACTGGTGACCAAAACTCCATCCGCGACCGCTTCAAGGATGGCTTGGGAGCGGCTTGCCTCCTCCTGCTCTTTGCGCAGCATCACACCGAGGCGTTCCGCCTGATCACGGATCAATTCATACAGGTGAGCGTTGTTGATCGCCACGGAAACCTGACCGGCGATCGCTTTGACGAGGTTGAGCATGTCAGCGCTGAAGAAGTTCGCAGCACGCTGGAACACCATCAACACACCGATCACGTCCTCGCCCACCATCATGGGCGTGGCAATGGCACTGCGATGGTCCTGCCCGGCGACTGTGCTCCTCACCCAGCGTGGATCCTGATGCAGGTCATTGACAAGCACCGCTTCACGATTTTTGACGACCCAACCAGCCAGACCTTCCCCGATCTTCAGGGTAAAGCCCCTGCGGCCCGGGTTGGAGCGATCGGACAGATAACCGTACCCTGCGCGATAATGCAGGAGGTTATCCTCCGCATTTACAAGCAGGATCGTTCCCTGCTCCGCGCCAATGGCTTCGTTCAGCAGTGACAGCGTGCGATTCAATGTACGGTCAAGATCGAGGCTGGCAGATGCTTCAGTAAGAACCCGCAGAAGGATCTCCGTACTCTGTTGTTCACGCTGTAACTGAGCAGTACGCTCGATAACGCGCCGCTCAAGTTCTGATGCGAGTTTCTGCGTCTCTGCAAAGAGACGTCCATTCTGGATGGCGACGATGGCTTGATTTGCCAGCGTGCCGAGGATCTGCACATCCTCCTGGGTGTACACGCCTGCCTGATAACTCTGCGCGGACAACATGCCAAGCGCCTTGTTTCCCAGGATCATCGGAACGGCTACAACGGATTGGATCTCATCGGATTCTTCGCCAAATTGCATGGCGTTCATGCGGTTCACTTGAACTGTATTGGACACCAAAACAGGCTTGCCGGTCTTGATCACGTCGCTGCTCAATCCCTTGCCAAACGGAACACGTTGGCTGGAAAAGCGTTTGCCGCGCTCATACAGATACACCGGTTCGATCTCATTCCGCGCTTCATCGAACAAGGTAATGACCACAGTATCCAACGGCACAAGACGTTCCACCGCTTTATGTACGGAAACATATACTTCATCGGGGTTGAGGCTGGCGCTGACCAGCGAGCTTGTTTCGTTAAGAATGGCGAAACGCTCCGCCGTGCGGACAGATGATTGATATAACCGGGCGTTTTCCAGCGCGATGGTGGCTTGATTGGTAATCGTGCGCGCCACTTCCAGATCATTGATGCCAAAACGGCTGTCTCCAGTCGCTTGTACGAACAGAAGGGTCGTCAGGGTCTGTCCGCTCGTGAGCGGGAGGATCAGCAATGCGCTGGCATCCTGACCAAGCATGTCCATGAGAGGCGCGAGATCGGGTTCATTATGGACATCATCTGTGTTGAAAATTCCCAACGACTCACTGAGACGGCTGAAAATTGGCGCATCCAGCAGGGTGCGTGGAAGTTTAACCCGGCTTCGGGGGGCGGTCATCTTCCAATATGCCTGACCCCGCTCAAAGGTCACGGCAGAGACGCGCCGCGCGCTCAAACTGATAAGCAGTTCCTCGGCGGTCAGGTTCAGGATCTGATCAGTATCGAGCGATCCGGTCAAAGCAGATGCGAAGCGGTTGAGCGCGGTGAGACGCTGGGAACGCAGATCCAGTTCTGTCGCGCGCTTAACGCTGTCTTCATATAAGTGGGCATTATCCAGCGAGACCGCCGCCTGGCTGGCGAATGTCAAACCGACTTGCACTTGTTCGCGGGTGTAATAATTCGCCTGCCATTTTTCCACAGCCAGCACGCCGACCAATTCACCTTTGGAGATCAAGGGGATGCCAAGCCAGGAAAGGCGCGGAGCTTCGACAGCGGGAAAGCGCGGATCTTCACGCACATCTTTCACCAGAATGGGCTGCCCGGTTTGCGCCATTTCTTTGAAGAGTGCGCTGTCGGCAACAGCAACTGACAAACCAAGCCTGCGCTCGGAATCGGAAAATCCGCGCGCGGAGGCAACCTTCAGGCGATCCTTTTCACGGAGCCAGAGTGTTGCCGTATCGTACGAAATGATCGAGGAAAACTGATCGAGCAGGGACGAGATCAACTGGTCACTGCGCAGGCTGGAGGTAAGCGAGGCGGAAACATCGTTCAAGGCTTGTAACTGACCGGCACGTTCCTGCGTCGCCTGAACAAGCCGCAGGTTCTCCAACGAAAGAGCGATCTGCTGGGCGAGCGAGAGCAGCAACGCTTCATCTTCCGCGCGGAATGCGGCAGTCGCGTTGAAGTTATCCAAAATGAGCAAGCCCAGATTCTGGTCACTGGTCACAATGGGGATAAGGATGCAGGAGACCGGCAAACGCCCGCCGGTTGCTTGGCGATAGAGGGTCAGATTCTCCGCGCTTAGGTTGTAATCGCGCGCAAAATTGATCTCATCTACGCGGCGCGATTTTCCGTTGACGAACGTTGTGCCGGGCAGCGCCTCCCCTGCGTTATAGCTGATCTTCATCATGCTGGCGTTATCGGCATAGCCGGAGACCGTGCGCGGGGTGAGCATTTCCGTTTTTGGATTCCACACCAACACCATGCCCGCATGTGCTTGATGGATCACACGACGCGCGCTATCAAGCAGGGACTTGATTGTCGCATCCGCGTCCATACCCGACAACTGGCGGCTGAAATCGAGCAGTAGATTCACCTCGTCCAACCTGCGGCGGGTCTGATTCAACAGCGAAATGTTCTGCAGGATCAGAGAAGTTTGACGCGAGATCTGCGTGTACACCTGACGGTCTTCATCCGTAAACGATGACATGGGTTCCGGGCTGGCGGCAAGCATCGCAGCCACAGGCTTGCTTTCCACCAGAACAGGCAGACAAATCACGCTTTTCACGCGCAGGGCGGAGAGCATCGAAGCGTCACGCCACTCGTCGTCTTCATCCAGGCTGGGAATAAGAACAGGCACTCCGGTCTGCAAACAAGCCCGCAAGGGATTGCGCTGACCGAACAACGCCTCCACATTCGTCGAGCGAGGCAGACTGCCCATCACATGCAGGAGGCGCGGTCCATCGGGGGTGTTTTCCGCCACAAGTGCAACCGCCATACCAAGTTGTGTGAGAGTCTCGCGCCCAAGTGCAAAAAGCGCGGAGGAAGCGTCCAACTGACGGCTGACGGATTCGGTGATCGCCAATCCAGCCCGCACACGCTGCGCGCGGCGGTCCAGATCATGCAGGGAGATCGTCTGTTCAAGATCCTTGCGAAGCAGGATCGGCAGGTCGTCCTGCGTCATATCCAACAATTTCTGCTGGCGGTCAATGGCGGAAGAGAGCGAATCGATGCGGGTGCGCAAGTCACTCTGGCGCAGGATGTTGCTCAACAACAGCGCCGCCTGCGAGGCAAATACCTCCACGGTTTCGATCGCCGCCTTATCCGGACGGAGACCGTTCGACGGGTCATCGAGGCTGATCAAGCCAACGGTCTGTCCTTCCGAATTCTCAAGCGGAACGAGCAGGAGATCTTCCGGATTCCACGCATTGGAATTTTGAGTCGTCGCCGCCGACACATCCAACGTGACCAAATGCAGATCCGGCGGGATCACCGGCGCGCGATTCGCCGGAATAAAATAGGAACGACTGACCTTGAATTCAGGACGCATCAACTGCTGCACACTGGCAAGCGGCTGTTTGCGGGCAAGCAGCTCAGTCAACATTTCCTGCGAGACGCCAACAGCCGTAACACGGCGCAGCAGATCCGTCTCCGGTTCGACGATGCTCATCAACACCACACGGAAGGGCGACGAATCTCGAATGCCTCGCGCGATGATCTGCAGAGCCTGATCGAGCGGCTGGTCATGTCCCAGGCTGTAACTCACATCAGACAGGCGCATCAATGTGTCCGAACGCCGGCGCACCAACTCGCTGCGCAGTTTTTCATTTTGGTACCGCTGGGCATTGTTCAAGGAAATCCCTGCCTGCAATGCCAGCATTTGCAACATCTCCGCCATGCCATGCGTAAAGAAACCGGCACGCGCCGAATGCATACTGATCAAGCCAAATGTTTGAGTTTGATGCAGGATCGGAATGATCAGCGCCGAGCGAACCCCCTCATGCGGCGGAAGGACAGCATCCTGCAAAAAGTCGGAGACAATATGTGCTTCGCCCTTCTTCAAAGCTGTTTGCTCAAGTGAAGTTAATTCACGCTGACGTTCACAACCGACCGCCATCTGAATTTTATGGGACGATGCTTCCTTGCTCTGCTCGAACAGGATCACAGACGCGCAATCCGCCTGCATGATCCGCAGTCCCTCATCATGCACGGCCTGAATGATATGTTTAACATCCAGCGATGCCCCCAATTCCCTGCTGACTTGCGTCAGCGCAAAGAGTTGGTCCACACGGCGGCGCAGGGAATCGTCCGTTTGCGTGAGCAAGCCGGCAGACTCAACAGCGGATGCGATTTGTCCCGCCGCGGTTAAAACGACTTGAAGGTCGTAGGAGTTGAAATGATCGGCTTTGTAGCTTCCGAGCATCAATTCGCCGATGCTGCGCTCACGCACCACAAGAGGCACCACCACCGCAGATTCCATCCGCAGCGCCGTTGCCAGCGGACGGTACGCAGGCAGGACGCGTCTATCCACACTCAGACGCCCGGAGAGGAATGGCTTTTGGCTGCCGGAAACCGTATAACGGTAGCTGGGGTCATCCACGAAGATTTGGATGAAGGAATTGCTGATCTCATCTGGAACGCCGAATGCAGATTCACGACTCAACCGCAAAACTCCGCGGGTTTCATCCAGCAGGAAGATCGCCCCCGCATCCACTTGAAAGAGATGAGAGAGTTCCTGCACGGAGTATTTGAGTATCTCTTCGAGCGTGGCGGTTGATGACGAAAGGCTGGCAATACGGCGCAGGGCATCTGCGCGCTGTGCACGGGCACGGGATTGCTGGACCAACAGGATGTTTTCGATGATCGCGGCGGCTTGATTCGCCACGATATTCATCAAGCGTACTTCCTCCTCAGTAAAGGATGAGATGCCTCGGGTATGGTGCCCGACCTGGAAATAGCCGAGCATGCGTCCCGAGGAGAGAAGCGGGATAAGCGCGTTGTCACGCAGGCTTGCCGCAGTCGCCACATCCATCAACCCGAGCGCGCGCCACTTTTCATCGTTCATGGCGTTCAGCGTGATAATGGGCTTCTGACTCAGAATCACCTGTTCGGCGAGGCTGTTCGCCGTAATGCTGGAACGGTAGATCTCAACAACGTGGGGCGGCATGCCGTGAAATGGGATCTTCCCCTCCAGTACGCGCTTATCTTCGTCATATAACAAAAACCCGACGATCTCGACGGCGAATAGAGGCGCCACACTCTCAACCAGGCGGGAAAAAATATCCTGCACATCACGCACCGATCCCAGTGACTGGTTGAGATTTGCCAGCCCGGTGAGTTCGGAAACGCGTTTTTGTTCGTCTTCGTATAACTTCGCGTTGCGGATCGCGACAGCTGCCTGACCCGAGATCAAGACCAACAGGTCGAGATCGTATTGACCAAATGCCCCGCTGTTCATCTGCCCCGCCTCCAGCGTACCGACCAGTTCGCCACCTGACATCAACGGAATGCCCAAATAGGATTGGATGGGAAGCAATTCGCCGAGCGATGCGATCTCAGGCTGTGAGCGAATGTTCTCGAGCAGCATGGGCGTTTGGCGGATGACAAGTTGATCCGTCAGGCTGCCGAACTGGGAAAGCGAGGCAGTGACCACCCGCCCGGATGATGATTGCTGAAACCGATACGGAACCAGCGATTGGCGTTCCTTGCTCCATAATTTTAGTTCGAGCACATCCGAAGGTACAAGGCGGCTGACATTATCCAGGATGGAACGCACGGTCGTATCAAGATCGAGACTGGCAGCAATGCCCTGGCTGAATTCGGTCGCCACACGCAGGATCTCATTCGATGCGCCGTTGCGAGGTTCCATTGCGGATGCAATATCCTTGCCGCGCAGGGCAACGAGCATCATCGGGTAGGTGCCCGGCACCTCATAAGACGCAATTTCCACCAACTTTCCGCCGATGGAAACACGCTTGGAACCGGGAGTAGCGCACAGGTCTAAAAAGTCATCTGAGGGGCGCACATGACGGGCAAGGCGCTCAAGGTCGTACGGTTCATTCTCACGCAGTTTAAAAAATGACCTTGCCTGGTCACTGATATATTCCACCCTGCCGCCAGGCTGAAGAATTAGGATTGCATCTTTTGATGAACGGGTATCATCCGAAAAAGCAAGCGGACCTGCATTTGCCTGCAACGCCGCAGGACGCGGAAACATGCGCAACGCCAACCAGACCAGTGCAATCATCACCAGTCCTGCAATGAACAGCGTAATGCCCAGCCCGAGAATCATGCGAAATTCTTACACCCGCTCAGGCAGTGGAAGCAGTTGCAGCGTCCTGTCTTCGAGCCTCAGCCGCCATTTCTGTGATCTCACGAATATCTGCAAAAGCATACACATCAGGAGAGATCATTCCCGCAGAGAAGGTCATGAACCCCACCTTCTCCACGCCGCCCTCCGGCTTCGGAGCCTGGATGAAGCCCTGCTGACGGTCAATGAAATTGTAGTGGCTCTGCACTTCTTCCGCAAAGCGTTCCTTCACCTTCTGCCGGATGTTCGGAGCCGCTTCCTTCGTTGTGATGATAATGAAGTTATCGCCTCCGGCGTGACCGATAAAATCGCCCGTCGTACCGAGATCGTCCACCACCTCGCCGATCAGCATCGCTGCAAAACGCAGCACATCATCGCC from Anaerolineales bacterium includes:
- a CDS encoding GAF domain-containing protein; amino-acid sequence: MILGLGITLFIAGLVMIALVWLALRMFPRPAALQANAGPLAFSDDTRSSKDAILILQPGGRVEYISDQARSFFKLRENEPYDLERLARHVRPSDDFLDLCATPGSKRVSIGGKLVEIASYEVPGTYPMMLVALRGKDIASAMEPRNGASNEILRVATEFSQGIAASLDLDTTVRSILDNVSRLVPSDVLELKLWSKERQSLVPYRFQQSSSGRVVTASLSQFGSLTDQLVIRQTPMLLENIRSQPEIASLGELLPIQSYLGIPLMSGGELVGTLEAGQMNSGAFGQYDLDLLVLISGQAAVAIRNAKLYEDEQKRVSELTGLANLNQSLGSVRDVQDIFSRLVESVAPLFAVEIVGFLLYDEDKRVLEGKIPFHGMPPHVVEIYRSSITANSLAEQVILSQKPIITLNAMNDEKWRALGLMDVATAASLRDNALIPLLSSGRMLGYFQVGHHTRGISSFTEEEVRLMNIVANQAAAIIENILLVQQSRARAQRADALRRIASLSSSTATLEEILKYSVQELSHLFQVDAGAIFLLDETRGVLRLSRESAFGVPDEISNSFIQIFVDDPSYRYTVSGSQKPFLSGRLSVDRRVLPAYRPLATALRMESAVVVPLVVRERSIGELMLGSYKADHFNSYDLQVVLTAAGQIASAVESAGLLTQTDDSLRRRVDQLFALTQVSRELGASLDVKHIIQAVHDEGLRIMQADCASVILFEQSKEASSHKIQMAVGCERQRELTSLEQTALKKGEAHIVSDFLQDAVLPPHEGVRSALIIPILHQTQTFGLISMHSARAGFFTHGMAEMLQMLALQAGISLNNAQRYQNEKLRSELVRRRSDTLMRLSDVSYSLGHDQPLDQALQIIARGIRDSSPFRVVLMSIVEPETDLLRRVTAVGVSQEMLTELLARKQPLASVQQLMRPEFKVSRSYFIPANRAPVIPPDLHLVTLDVSAATTQNSNAWNPEDLLLVPLENSEGQTVGLISLDDPSNGLRPDKAAIETVEVFASQAALLLSNILRQSDLRTRIDSLSSAIDRQQKLLDMTQDDLPILLRKDLEQTISLHDLDRRAQRVRAGLAITESVSRQLDASSALFALGRETLTQLGMAVALVAENTPDGPRLLHVMGSLPRSTNVEALFGQRNPLRACLQTGVPVLIPSLDEDDEWRDASMLSALRVKSVICLPVLVESKPVAAMLAASPEPMSSFTDEDRQVYTQISRQTSLILQNISLLNQTRRRLDEVNLLLDFSRQLSGMDADATIKSLLDSARRVIHQAHAGMVLVWNPKTEMLTPRTVSGYADNASMMKISYNAGEALPGTTFVNGKSRRVDEINFARDYNLSAENLTLYRQATGGRLPVSCILIPIVTSDQNLGLLILDNFNATAAFRAEDEALLLSLAQQIALSLENLRLVQATQERAGQLQALNDVSASLTSSLRSDQLISSLLDQFSSIISYDTATLWLREKDRLKVASARGFSDSERRLGLSVAVADSALFKEMAQTGQPILVKDVREDPRFPAVEAPRLSWLGIPLISKGELVGVLAVEKWQANYYTREQVQVGLTFASQAAVSLDNAHLYEDSVKRATELDLRSQRLTALNRFASALTGSLDTDQILNLTAEELLISLSARRVSAVTFERGQAYWKMTAPRSRVKLPRTLLDAPIFSRLSESLGIFNTDDVHNEPDLAPLMDMLGQDASALLILPLTSGQTLTTLLFVQATGDSRFGINDLEVARTITNQATIALENARLYQSSVRTAERFAILNETSSLVSASLNPDEVYVSVHKAVERLVPLDTVVITLFDEARNEIEPVYLYERGKRFSSQRVPFGKGLSSDVIKTGKPVLVSNTVQVNRMNAMQFGEESDEIQSVVAVPMILGNKALGMLSAQSYQAGVYTQEDVQILGTLANQAIVAIQNGRLFAETQKLASELERRVIERTAQLQREQQSTEILLRVLTEASASLDLDRTLNRTLSLLNEAIGAEQGTILLVNAEDNLLHYRAGYGYLSDRSNPGRRGFTLKIGEGLAGWVVKNREAVLVNDLHQDPRWVRSTVAGQDHRSAIATPMMVGEDVIGVLMVFQRAANFFSADMLNLVKAIAGQVSVAINNAHLYELIRDQAERLGVMLRKEQEEASRSQAILEAVADGVLVTSLDNRITFINSSAANILGLDESRLLGKSLDGSGILFGKAAGTWTETIRRWSEDPSSYQPGDTYAEQLELENGRIALVHLAPVILHKDFLGTVSIFRDITHEVEVDRLKSEFVATVSHELRTPMTAIKGYVDILMMGAAGALNENQAHFLSVVRNNIERLNTLVGDLLDISRIEAGRIILAQLPVNLYEIAEDVIAETLRRSQTENKPMALSLDAPKNLPLVIGDSERVRQILSNLVNNSFNYTPDNGTIRVSIHQVNGEVQVDVEDNGVGIAPEDRERVFDRFFRGEHPLVLATPGTGLGLPIVRQLVEMQNGRIWMKSSGITGEGSMFSFTLPIRK